One genomic segment of Virgibacillus doumboii includes these proteins:
- a CDS encoding NAD kinase — MPNRKNIYFYYQKDTKLEDKLQPLFDLAHQNDFTIVDNPDSANVIVSVGGDGAFLQAVRKTGFRQDCLYTGITQSDQSGLYCDFNMDNFDSMLHSMVHEEMEVRRFPVINVQVNGESSFNCLNEVSIRSTLIKTIVIDVHIDDMHFETFRGDGLIVATPTGSTGYNKSTRGAVVDPKIPCFQVSELASINNNRYRTLGSSFVLNKDRKLKLEIIQDGNDYPIVGLDNEAYSIRNIKNLMVTLSDKVIKTVKLKNNSYWDRVKRTFL, encoded by the coding sequence ATGCCAAATCGAAAAAACATTTACTTCTATTACCAGAAAGATACAAAACTTGAGGATAAATTACAGCCATTATTTGACCTTGCACATCAAAATGACTTTACAATTGTTGATAATCCGGACAGCGCGAATGTAATTGTAAGTGTAGGTGGTGATGGTGCATTTTTGCAGGCAGTTCGGAAGACAGGGTTCCGTCAGGATTGTTTGTACACTGGAATAACACAGTCTGATCAGTCCGGTTTATACTGTGATTTTAATATGGATAATTTTGACAGCATGCTTCATTCAATGGTTCATGAGGAAATGGAGGTACGACGTTTTCCGGTAATTAATGTACAGGTTAACGGTGAATCGTCGTTTAATTGTCTGAATGAGGTCAGTATCCGATCCACGCTTATTAAAACGATTGTTATTGATGTCCACATTGATGATATGCACTTTGAGACATTTCGCGGTGATGGACTGATTGTTGCAACCCCTACAGGAAGTACTGGATATAATAAATCAACACGCGGTGCAGTAGTTGATCCTAAAATCCCATGCTTCCAGGTATCTGAGCTTGCTTCCATTAACAATAACCGCTACCGGACACTGGGATCTTCTTTTGTTTTAAACAAAGACAGAAAACTGAAATTGGAAATTATTCAGGATGGTAATGATTATCCAATTGTCGGATTGGATAATGAAGCCTACTCCATACGGAATATAAAAAATCTGATGGTCACTTTAAGTGATAAAGTCATTAAAACGGTTAAGCTGAAAAATAATTCGTATTGGGACAGAGTGAAGCGGACATTTTTGTAA
- a CDS encoding DUF2953 domain-containing protein, translating to MIWLLLGFILIIILLLFSKVKVKSAFFLNQQQQTITINIYFYRLRLIRRCIDLSETDEDKSIREALEFLHQISNNFVQKIKDMNDIFTILFRRIHFHQLNWRTHVGTGEASMAGVASGGIWAIKGMLIGVLAEKSNFDCEPSLTVTPLFNHRQFQSEFDCIVSIRIGQAMYALLKVIRKFPVKKEAII from the coding sequence ATGATTTGGCTGTTATTAGGCTTCATTTTAATCATCATTTTACTTTTATTTTCAAAAGTTAAAGTTAAAAGTGCATTTTTCTTAAATCAACAGCAACAAACCATCACAATCAATATCTATTTTTACCGTCTGAGACTGATAAGAAGGTGCATTGATCTATCGGAAACGGATGAAGATAAATCGATTCGGGAGGCTCTGGAATTTTTACATCAAATAAGTAATAACTTTGTACAAAAAATAAAAGATATGAATGATATATTTACTATTTTATTTAGAAGAATACATTTTCATCAACTTAACTGGCGAACACATGTCGGTACAGGGGAAGCTAGTATGGCAGGTGTGGCCAGCGGAGGAATATGGGCAATTAAAGGTATGCTAATCGGGGTGTTAGCTGAAAAAAGTAACTTTGACTGTGAGCCATCCTTAACGGTAACACCATTATTTAATCACCGGCAATTTCAATCGGAATTTGATTGCATTGTATCCATCAGAATAGGGCAAGCTATGTACGCACTTCTTAAAGTAATACGGAAATTCCCAGTGAAAAAAGAAGCGATTATTTGA